Within the Gloeomargarita sp. SRBZ-1_bins_9 genome, the region GATGTTCTTTCACCAGATGGTGGAGATTCTCGAGGGGGACTACGCCAAATTTGACCCGGGGGAGCTGGAAAAACAATGGCGATTGTTAGTGGGACAGCGGCTGCATACCTTATTGCAGGAGCGCGGCTTAGATTACGACCTGATCAATGCCCTGCTGGACCCGGAACAACCGGTGGTCATGGACCGCATTTTGGCCAATATTCCAGACCTTTTCCGGCGGGCGGACTGGTTAAAAACCCTGCGCCACAACGGCGTTTTGCAAGACATCTATGCCACGGTCAATCGGGCGAGCCGTCTGGCAGCCCAAGGGGATTTGCCCACCGACGTGTTAGAGGCGGAGGCAGTCATTGACCCCAACCTGTGGCAGCAACCCATTGAGCAAGAGCTGTACCAACGCATTCAGGAACTGTTGACCCAAGCTCGACAAACCCTGGCAACCGGTGACTACGAAAAACTGGTGCAGGGGTTGCAGGGGATTGCCCCAGTGTTGGCCCGCTTTTTTGACGGACCGGAAAGCGTGCTGGTGATGGCAGACGACCCCCGTCTGCGGCGAAACCGCCTGTACCTGTTGGGGTTGATTCGCAACAGCGCCCTGGTTTTGGCCGATTTTTCCCAAATAGTCAAGACGTGATGGGGCGGGCGCTGGTTTTGGGGTTAGGGAAATCGGGGACGGCAGCGGCGCGGCTGTTGCAACGCCAAGGGTGGCAGGTCACGGTGCTGGACCATTCGGTATCGGCGGCGCTGCGGGAACAACAGGCGGCATTGCAGGCCCTGGGCATTCAGGTCGGTTTGGGGCAGCCGTTTGCCGTGCCTGACCCCTTGCCCGATTTGGTGGTGGTCAGTCCGGGGGTGCCTTGGGATGAGCCGGTGTTGGTCCATCTGCGGGGGCAGGGGGTGGACGTGGTGGGGGAAATGGGGTTGGCCTGGCGCCATTTGCAGTCCTACCCCTGGGTGGGCATCACCGGCACCAACGGCAAAACCACCACCACCTGTTTGGTGAGCGCTATGCTTACCGCTGCCGCGTATCGGGCGCCTGCCTGTGGAAATATCGGCATGCCCGCCTGTGACCTGGTGGGCCAGGACTGGGATTGGATTGTGGCGGAAATCAGCAGCTTTCAGATTGAGTCGTCGCCGGAGCTGGCCCCCCGGATCGGCATTTGGACGACGTTTACCCCCGACCATCTCGACCGCCACTACACTCTGGAAAACTACTGCCGTATTAAGACCCATTTGCTGGCCCAATCCCAGGTGCGCATTTGCAACGGTGATGACCCCTTTTTGCGAACCCATTTGGTGGGGCGTTGGCCGGAGATCATTTGGACCAGCACCCAGGGCCGCGCTGCCCTACCCCCTTCAGAACGA harbors:
- the murD gene encoding UDP-N-acetylmuramoyl-L-alanine--D-glutamate ligase, encoding MGRALVLGLGKSGTAAARLLQRQGWQVTVLDHSVSAALREQQAALQALGIQVGLGQPFAVPDPLPDLVVVSPGVPWDEPVLVHLRGQGVDVVGEMGLAWRHLQSYPWVGITGTNGKTTTTCLVSAMLTAAAYRAPACGNIGMPACDLVGQDWDWIVAEISSFQIESSPELAPRIGIWTTFTPDHLDRHYTLENYCRIKTHLLAQSQVRICNGDDPFLRTHLVGRWPEIIWTSTQGRAALPPSERPGFYIENGQVYHEGQVLFALPDFPLPGRHNQQNLLLAIAAAQVIGVPPEVMTQAMRRFPGVPHRLEVVGVHEGITYINDSKATNYDAAQVGLASMTEPTIVLVGGKAKAGDDRLWLQTIQEKAAGVVLFGAAAAALAQRLQSTGYRSWVVVRDLAEAVTAARELAHQTGARVILLSPACASFDQYPNFEARGDHFRQLFQKIQQGLVEGT